A single genomic interval of Portunus trituberculatus isolate SZX2019 chromosome 41, ASM1759143v1, whole genome shotgun sequence harbors:
- the LOC123517070 gene encoding retinol dehydrogenase 14-like → MVGIVSGVVAAVPLVIVAMLVMFGWVYRLRSGQANTSVSLKGKTIIVTGASAGIGKETVRDLARRGGRVIMACRNLQKASKVASEIEASTGSKSVVVRELDTSSLSSVRSFAARILAEERRLDVLVLNAGIGGPAERVLTPDGLELTMATNHFGHFLLANLLLGLLKDSQPSRVVVVASMAHAGVKSLDIENLNFKREESFKTVRAYRQTKACNILFARQLTAMLKDSGVVVNSVCPGLVCTELFAKSNGLFTKYFLNFVSHLAGKTPVEGAQTIIHLAVSEDTATISGKFFRNCKVDKVGCDLVLDDGMAKKLWEASEILVGLQPDERHY, encoded by the exons ATGGTCGGAATCGTATCGGGCGTGGTGGCAGCGGTGCCTTTGGTCATTGTTGCAATGCTCGTTATGTTTGGATGGGTGTACCGCCTGCGCAGTGGACAAGCCAACACCTCTGTAAGCCTGAAGGGGAAGACGATCATCGTTACCGGGGCATCGGCAG GTATAGGGAAGGAAACAGTGAGAGATCTCGCACGCCGAGGAGGTCGGGTCATCATGGCGTGCAGGAACCTGCAGAAGGCCTCGAAAGTTGCAA GTGAAATCGAGGCCAGTACGGGGAGTAagtcagtggtggtgagggaactGGACACTTCCTCGCTGTCTTCTGTCAGAAGTTTTGCCGCCAGGATTCTTGCTGAGGAACGCAG ATTAGATGTACTGGTCTTGAATGCTGGTATTGGAGGCCCAGCAGAGCGAGTGTTAACTCCAGACGGCCTGGAACTCACGATGGCGACCAACCACTTTGGACACTTTCTTCTTGCCAACCTTCTTTTAG GGTTGTTGAAGGACAGCCAGCCTagcagagtggtggtggtcgcctCCATGGCCCACGCTGGTGTCAAGTCACTGGATATTGAG AACTTAAACTTCAAAAGGGAAGAGAGTTTTAAGACTGTCAGAGCATATCGTCAGACCAAGGCCTGCAACATCCTCTTTGCCCGCCAGCTGACTGCAATGCTGAAGGATTCTG gGGTTGTTGTGAATTCTGTGTGTCCAGGTCTCGTTTGTACTGAGCTGTTTGCAAAATCTAATGGGTTGTTCACGAAATATTTTCTGAACTTCGTGTCTCATCTTGCAGGGAAG ACGCCGGTGGAGGGTGCCCAGACCATTATCCATCTGGCGGTGTCTGAAGACACTGCTACCATCAGCGGCAAGTTCTTCCGAAACTGTAAG GTGGATAAAGTTGGTTGTGACTTGGTGCTTGATGATGGCATGGCCAAGAAGTTATGGGAGGCCAGCGAGATCCTGGTTGGTCTTCAGCCTGACGAGCGACACTACTGA